The following proteins are co-located in the Flavobacterium sp. CECT 9288 genome:
- a CDS encoding RagB/SusD family nutrient uptake outer membrane protein, whose translation MKKGILIFSIFAMLFSCSDATDILQPGELNDARLFTSINNIELFLTETYDRLSTENEIMASSLLTDEVAMGNSLVSNDTQRFFVLTTNGFAANIWLSHYNTINYCNRLIRGAALYTPTAAETPRYNSILAQARAIRAFSHFQLLTYFSTDLSNDAALGVMKVDFVPAVDQDIPRSTNGEVFKLIEDDLAFAEANLINPTGANAYKFVSLNFIKAFKSRMYLYRKDYPKALASANDVIASSGLVLSTSTVTVANFPLTSATVVPSGSANGANTINVDPTSDFPVQRALYLVDQWVSASSPMYRRMWVDAAQGEILFALDKPINRTNFSSRYNTNGSYITGAPLYDMGRTLFNLYTQPLGGGAEDFRRWCFVDRSATISATPATATRTSETIVIDKYPGKNGGHTANDLKVFRLSEIYFIKAECLIRSGMLNGSTGAADLIRQVRQARSYTGGVVPLPVYANATAALADVLLERRKELSFEGHRYIDLKRLGADAGVSGTDRDAQDAINSSATNPVNINITDYRFTLPIPQAEINVNPLVPNPGYN comes from the coding sequence ATGAAAAAAGGAATATTAATATTTAGCATTTTTGCAATGCTTTTCTCCTGTAGTGACGCGACAGATATTTTGCAACCAGGTGAATTAAATGATGCTCGTTTGTTTACTTCAATTAATAACATAGAGTTGTTTTTGACTGAAACTTACGATCGTTTAAGTACAGAAAATGAAATAATGGCTTCTTCATTGTTAACTGATGAAGTAGCTATGGGTAATAGTTTGGTTTCCAATGATACGCAAAGGTTTTTTGTTTTAACAACAAATGGTTTTGCAGCAAACATCTGGTTAAGTCATTACAATACAATTAATTATTGTAACCGATTAATTCGTGGCGCTGCTTTATATACTCCTACAGCTGCTGAAACTCCAAGATATAATTCAATTCTAGCACAAGCAAGAGCAATAAGAGCATTTTCTCACTTTCAATTGTTGACATATTTCTCAACAGACTTAAGTAATGATGCTGCTTTAGGTGTAATGAAAGTTGATTTTGTACCTGCAGTTGATCAAGACATTCCTAGATCAACAAATGGGGAAGTTTTTAAGTTGATAGAAGATGATTTGGCTTTCGCTGAAGCTAACTTAATAAATCCTACAGGAGCTAACGCTTATAAATTTGTTAGTCTTAATTTTATTAAAGCTTTCAAATCGAGAATGTATTTGTACAGAAAAGATTATCCAAAAGCTTTGGCTAGTGCTAATGATGTTATAGCTAGTTCAGGTTTGGTTCTATCTACCTCTACAGTTACAGTTGCTAATTTTCCTTTAACTTCTGCTACGGTGGTTCCAAGCGGTTCTGCCAATGGTGCAAATACAATCAACGTTGATCCTACTTCTGATTTTCCAGTTCAGAGAGCATTGTATTTAGTGGACCAATGGGTTTCAGCAAGTAGTCCGATGTACAGAAGAATGTGGGTAGATGCTGCACAAGGTGAGATATTATTCGCTCTTGATAAACCGATTAATAGAACTAATTTCAGCAGTAGATACAACACAAATGGATCTTATATTACTGGTGCGCCATTGTATGATATGGGAAGAACTTTGTTCAATCTGTATACTCAACCTTTAGGTGGTGGAGCAGAAGATTTCAGAAGATGGTGTTTTGTAGATCGTTCAGCAACTATTTCAGCAACACCTGCTACAGCTACTAGAACTAGTGAGACTATCGTTATTGATAAATATCCAGGTAAAAATGGTGGTCATACAGCTAATGATTTAAAAGTTTTCCGTTTATCTGAAATTTATTTTATCAAAGCTGAGTGTTTGATTAGAAGCGGTATGTTAAATGGAAGTACTGGTGCAGCTGATCTAATTCGTCAAGTAAGACAAGCTAGAAGTTACACTGGTGGTGTTGTTCCATTACCTGTATACGCTAACGCTACTGCAGCTTTAGCCGATGTTTTGTTAGAAAGAAGAAAAGAACTTTCTTTTGAAGGTCATAGATATATAGATCTTAAAAGATTAGGTGCGGATGCTGGCGTATCAGGTACTGATAGAGATGCTCAAGATGCAATCAATTCATCAGCAACTAATCCTGTAAATATTAACATTACAGATTATAGATTTACATTACCAATTCCACAAGCGGAAATTAATGTTAATCCATTGGTACCAAATCCAGGATATAATTAA
- the lysS gene encoding lysine--tRNA ligase, whose protein sequence is MALSEQEILRREALTELRNLGIEPYPAAEFVTTVYSSEILADFEKYEGKEVVLAGRLMGKRIMGKASFAELKDAEGRIQVYISRDDISNDEEKTMYNVVFKKLLDIGDFIGVRGTVFKTQVGEISVHVHELSVLSKALKPLPVVKTDADGKTYDAFADPEQRYRRRYVDLTVNDHVKATFIKRTKLFNAMRSFFNDKGYLEVETPVLQPIPGGAAARPFITHHNSLDIPLYMRIANELYLKRLIVGGFDGVYEFSKNFRNEGMDRTHNPEFTAMEIYVAYKDYNWMMKFTENLLEHCAIAVNGTSEATFGEHTVNFKAPYARVTMTDSIKHFTGFDISGKNEAELFEAARGMGIDVDKTMGKGKLIDEIFGAKCEGNYIQPTFITDYPKEMSPLCKQHRDNPELTERFELMVCGKEVANAYSELNDPIDQRERFEDQMRLAEKGDDEANGTIDEDFLRALEYGMPPTSGLGIGMDRLMMFLTNNSSIQEVLLFPQMRPEKKQVKIELEEDEKLIVTLLQVNNNQMEFGLLKIQSQLSGKKWDKAMKNLSSLGMTEVVVDGDVKSCRLKE, encoded by the coding sequence ATGGCATTATCTGAACAAGAAATATTACGTAGAGAGGCACTCACAGAATTGCGAAACCTAGGCATTGAGCCTTATCCTGCAGCAGAATTTGTTACAACAGTTTACTCAAGCGAAATCCTTGCTGACTTTGAAAAGTACGAAGGCAAAGAGGTAGTTTTAGCAGGTAGATTGATGGGAAAACGCATTATGGGGAAAGCTTCATTTGCTGAATTAAAAGATGCCGAAGGACGTATACAAGTATACATTTCTCGCGATGATATTTCAAATGATGAGGAGAAAACGATGTACAATGTTGTTTTCAAAAAATTATTGGATATCGGCGATTTTATTGGTGTGCGCGGTACGGTTTTTAAGACTCAAGTAGGCGAAATATCAGTGCATGTTCATGAACTTAGTGTTCTATCTAAAGCTCTAAAACCATTACCAGTTGTAAAAACAGATGCTGACGGAAAAACTTACGATGCCTTTGCAGATCCTGAACAAAGATACCGCCGTCGTTATGTAGATTTGACGGTTAATGATCATGTAAAAGCTACTTTTATTAAGAGAACTAAATTGTTTAACGCTATGCGTTCTTTTTTTAATGACAAAGGATACCTTGAGGTTGAAACTCCTGTTTTACAGCCTATTCCTGGTGGCGCTGCGGCTAGACCGTTTATTACACACCACAACTCACTTGACATTCCGCTTTACATGCGTATTGCAAATGAATTGTATTTAAAAAGATTGATTGTAGGTGGATTTGATGGGGTTTATGAATTCTCTAAAAACTTTCGTAACGAAGGAATGGACAGAACGCACAACCCGGAATTTACCGCTATGGAAATATATGTAGCCTACAAAGACTACAACTGGATGATGAAATTTACCGAAAACCTACTAGAGCATTGTGCCATAGCGGTTAATGGAACTAGCGAAGCTACTTTTGGCGAACATACGGTAAATTTTAAAGCACCGTATGCGCGTGTTACCATGACGGATTCTATCAAGCATTTTACCGGTTTTGATATTTCTGGTAAAAACGAAGCCGAATTGTTTGAAGCAGCTAGAGGCATGGGCATTGATGTAGACAAAACCATGGGGAAAGGAAAACTTATTGATGAAATTTTTGGCGCTAAATGCGAAGGAAACTACATTCAACCTACGTTTATTACTGATTATCCAAAAGAAATGTCTCCGCTTTGTAAACAACACCGTGATAATCCAGAACTTACAGAACGTTTTGAATTAATGGTATGTGGAAAGGAAGTTGCCAATGCCTACTCAGAACTTAATGATCCTATTGATCAAAGAGAGCGTTTTGAGGACCAAATGCGCTTAGCAGAAAAAGGTGATGACGAAGCGAACGGTACTATTGATGAAGATTTCTTGAGAGCATTGGAATATGGTATGCCACCTACGTCTGGATTAGGAATTGGAATGGATCGTTTGATGATGTTTTTAACTAATAATTCTTCTATTCAAGAAGTATTGTTGTTTCCACAAATGCGTCCTGAGAAAAAACAAGTAAAAATTGAGCTTGAAGAAGACGAAAAATTAATTGTAACACTTTTACAAGTAAATAACAATCAAATGGAATTTGGTTTATTGAAAATCCAATCTCAATTGAGTGGTAAAAAATGGGACAAAGCCATGAAAAACCTTTCATCATTAGGGATGACCGAAGTTGTAGTTGATGGTGATGTAAAATCTTGTAGATTAAAAGAATAA
- a CDS encoding ribonuclease HII: MLLSHLLNTSLEAGADEAGRGCLAGPVTAAAVILPENCTIPLLNDSKKLSAKNRNELRPIIQEKALTYAVTHLEPVIIDDINILNASIKAMQECVLKLNPKPLSIIIDGNSPFLPKTGIKNRGGLLFTADEIDFLTNTPSACIIKGDAKYQSIAAASILAKTYRDEYMNRIHEEFPMYNWNKNKGYPTKDHREAIKKYGITKYHRLSFRLLPEQLKLNL, translated from the coding sequence ATGTTGCTATCTCACCTTTTGAATACATCCCTAGAAGCAGGAGCTGACGAAGCCGGAAGAGGCTGTTTAGCTGGACCTGTTACAGCAGCCGCAGTAATACTTCCTGAAAACTGCACTATTCCTTTGTTGAACGATAGTAAAAAATTATCTGCTAAAAACAGAAATGAATTAAGACCTATTATTCAAGAAAAAGCGCTGACCTATGCTGTAACACATCTTGAACCTGTTATTATTGATGACATAAATATTTTGAACGCATCAATAAAAGCCATGCAGGAATGCGTATTAAAATTAAATCCAAAGCCTTTATCCATAATTATAGATGGCAACTCTCCTTTTTTACCTAAAACTGGAATTAAAAATCGCGGCGGCTTACTTTTTACTGCAGATGAAATAGACTTCTTAACTAACACGCCAAGTGCATGTATAATAAAAGGTGATGCAAAGTACCAAAGTATAGCTGCTGCTTCAATATTAGCCAAAACATATAGGGATGAATACATGAACCGTATTCATGAAGAATTCCCTATGTATAACTGGAATAAAAATAAAGGATACCCCACTAAAGACCATAGAGAGGCTATAAAAAAATATGGTATCACAAAATACCATCGTTTGAGTTTTAGACTTTTACCTGAGCAATTAAAGCTTAATTTATAG
- a CDS encoding DUF4394 domain-containing protein: MKKKQLNLGFASLLGVAFLSLTAISCNDDDSNSSNKPAEAVAPDVNFTALASNNTIITYNARTLSAPIATVPIVGLPAAEKIVSIDYRPATGQLYGLGSSSRLYFINEKSGVATALGATSFAPVLASANASIDFNPTVDRIRLVTDSGQNLRLHPELGTVVATDGVINGGISPKIGAIAYTNSMAGAATTMLYDIDFEQDKLYLQTPPNDGGLQLVGDLGINFEGQGDMDIVPDNSTALAVTNNNNVSSLFSIDLTTGKAANIGKFVEQIVSIAFKTNPIAYATTSSNMLFRFNPTTGTNNSVALTGLATNESIVGLDFRPANGGLYAVSNQSRLFTVNTANGALTVVGSTFGTALVGTAFGFDFNPTVDRIRLVSNTGQNLRLHPDLGTVAAVDGNLNPGTPAVTAGAYTNNIAGATTTVLFVIDSQTDTLFRQDPPNNGTLVSIGSLGINVDADSGFDIGGNSTTAFALLKVNNVTAVYSISLATGAATKITDVNVQATAMALGLGF; the protein is encoded by the coding sequence ATGAAAAAGAAACAACTTAATTTAGGCTTTGCTTCCTTGCTAGGAGTAGCATTTTTGTCCCTTACGGCAATTTCATGTAATGACGATGATTCAAATAGTTCTAATAAACCTGCAGAAGCAGTTGCGCCTGATGTAAATTTTACAGCTTTGGCAAGTAATAACACTATTATTACTTACAACGCACGTACATTGAGCGCACCTATTGCAACAGTGCCTATTGTAGGATTACCAGCAGCTGAGAAAATTGTGAGCATTGATTATAGACCAGCAACGGGACAGCTATACGGATTGGGTTCATCAAGTCGTTTGTATTTTATAAATGAAAAAAGTGGTGTTGCAACTGCACTTGGGGCTACTTCATTTGCACCTGTTTTAGCATCTGCAAACGCGTCGATAGATTTTAATCCTACTGTTGATAGAATAAGATTAGTGACAGATTCTGGTCAAAATTTAAGATTACACCCAGAATTGGGAACTGTTGTTGCTACAGACGGAGTTATCAATGGTGGTATCAGTCCAAAAATTGGCGCCATTGCATACACTAACAGTATGGCGGGAGCTGCCACAACGATGTTGTATGATATTGACTTTGAACAAGATAAATTATATTTACAAACCCCTCCTAATGATGGTGGATTACAATTGGTGGGTGATCTAGGAATAAACTTTGAAGGCCAGGGCGATATGGATATTGTACCTGATAATTCTACTGCATTAGCCGTGACTAACAATAATAATGTTTCTTCTTTATTTTCTATTGATTTAACAACTGGTAAAGCTGCAAACATAGGGAAGTTTGTGGAGCAAATTGTAAGTATTGCTTTTAAAACAAATCCTATTGCTTATGCTACTACAAGCTCAAATATGTTGTTTCGTTTTAATCCAACAACTGGAACTAATAATTCAGTTGCTTTAACAGGTTTAGCAACAAATGAATCTATCGTAGGTCTTGATTTTAGACCTGCAAATGGTGGATTGTATGCGGTATCAAATCAAAGTAGACTTTTTACAGTGAATACCGCAAACGGTGCCTTAACTGTTGTAGGTTCTACATTTGGAACTGCGTTAGTAGGGACTGCTTTTGGTTTTGATTTTAATCCTACTGTTGATAGAATACGTTTAGTTAGTAATACAGGTCAAAATTTACGTTTACACCCAGATTTAGGAACGGTTGCAGCAGTTGATGGGAATTTAAATCCTGGAACTCCAGCTGTTACTGCGGGTGCTTACACAAATAATATAGCGGGTGCAACAACAACGGTTTTATTTGTAATAGACTCACAAACAGATACTCTTTTCCGTCAAGATCCACCTAATAACGGAACTCTTGTATCCATAGGAAGTTTAGGAATTAATGTAGATGCTGATAGCGGATTTGACATTGGAGGAAACAGTACTACAGCATTTGCATTGCTAAAAGTAAATAATGTTACCGCTGTATACAGTATCAGTCTAGCTACAGGTGCGGCAACAAAAATCACAGATGTAAATGTTCAAGCTACTGCAATGGCTTTAGGTTTAGGTTTTTAA
- a CDS encoding porin family protein translates to MKKITATLFALCAFAFANGQAKDSQLLKRKWLIEANTGFGNNVGSTALYFSNTDGVNAFNIGAEGGYFIKDNLALKLGLGYGEVDGVGNPIAYKVGAKYYIKGMIPVELSYNGIGFGQADLNPTYVGTQIGYALFLGKNVSIEPGIRYNFATHKQFYDNTFQLNIGFALHF, encoded by the coding sequence ATGAAAAAAATTACAGCAACATTATTTGCATTGTGCGCATTTGCATTTGCAAATGGACAAGCAAAAGACAGTCAGCTCTTAAAAAGAAAATGGCTTATTGAAGCCAATACTGGTTTTGGTAACAATGTAGGTTCTACAGCTTTGTATTTTAGCAATACAGATGGTGTAAACGCATTTAACATTGGTGCAGAAGGTGGCTATTTTATAAAAGACAATCTAGCATTAAAATTAGGATTGGGTTATGGAGAAGTTGATGGTGTAGGTAATCCAATTGCCTACAAAGTTGGTGCTAAATATTATATCAAAGGCATGATTCCTGTTGAACTTTCGTATAATGGTATAGGTTTTGGTCAAGCTGATTTAAATCCTACCTACGTAGGAACACAAATAGGCTATGCACTATTTTTAGGCAAAAATGTAAGTATAGAACCTGGAATACGATATAATTTTGCAACACACAAACAGTTTTACGACAACACGTTCCAGTTAAACATTGGTTTTGCATTGCATTTTTAA
- a CDS encoding SusC/RagA family TonB-linked outer membrane protein translates to MRSKFKWIFSLLLALSMQFALAQERTITGTVTDPTGPLPGVNVLIKGSKSGVQTTLDGKYSIKAKIGDVLIFSFVGMQDYQATVGASSSLNVKMKDSSVNLQEVVVGAYGRTSTKAKTIGATSTVTAKVLEGRPNVNVLQSLQGQLAGANIALASGQPGTNKIDIIIRGASSLSASLDPLFVIDGVPQTQAFFRNLNSNDIESVSVLKDASATSIYGNRGTNGVIVVTTKKGDFKSDLAVTYSSSYGVAEFRGDDYNLIDARQHLNLQKTLGVGPGATGVGPGITVDVNNINSYAVNTDWKKVFFRTGKTNSQDVSFSLGSENTRSYTSFSYFEQEGIVPTTDFKRFTFRSNFNGKSANNRFTYGTTFTGSFSKRKQLEQETRAGISDNVLQNPLNGYLLSPTYLRTDTYKSGQQLFTQFGSPQGAITPFMLQDLLNGNNAPSFFQEVKTIGSANAAYKLTKNFTVKSTFGVDYAEDKRVFAIGPEAYLSVARAVGAGQPFHGLETQRSNREFSFNLVNQLNYKIETGKHSLDVSAYMEYLKAHRRSFLFQQIGLNPLAWVPGAGTGYIPYSLALPFTYAPTIGAGAVNTGLFSYFGVADYDYDGKYGISATLRRDSSPKFINEYKWATFYSVGGRWNISKENFMANSNFFTDLKLRASYGTSGNQNITARDEDSDQGAIFNSMQIVRDLNSSQQGYGNAPSFGIASIANVNARWETVAQANIGIDFNIKNRLSGSVDVYQKKTTDLYTNIPISYANGITNLAGNNGELGNKGVELSLRYEVLKNTDFKLSVYANGAYNKNEILNLGVLDNGSGLQNIGAIQANAIGGPSNQYFVVPYKGVNPATGNLLFTDINGNDTEAPTNADRRLTNKNRLPVYQGGFGLNSSYKGFFLDAAFAYSAKFFRFDVDYQSLMDVRNVEEYRVSADLLNAWTPTNTNTDVPSYAVNNLDATDISDRFLRDASFIRLRNLSIGYSVPAKLLSQTFIKSVRFRLQGENILTFTKWKGFDPETFRATTTGYFPTPKLYTFGVDINF, encoded by the coding sequence ATGAGATCAAAATTCAAATGGATTTTTTCGTTGCTATTGGCACTGTCAATGCAATTTGCTTTGGCACAGGAGAGAACTATTACGGGGACTGTAACAGATCCTACAGGACCACTTCCCGGTGTTAACGTTTTAATTAAAGGTTCAAAGTCTGGTGTGCAAACTACTTTGGATGGTAAGTATTCGATTAAAGCAAAAATTGGAGATGTTTTAATTTTCTCTTTTGTAGGGATGCAAGATTATCAAGCTACTGTTGGAGCTTCTAGCTCTTTAAATGTTAAAATGAAGGACTCCAGCGTTAATCTACAAGAAGTTGTAGTTGGAGCATATGGTAGAACTTCTACAAAAGCAAAGACTATAGGTGCTACTTCTACTGTTACTGCTAAAGTTCTTGAAGGAAGACCTAACGTGAATGTTCTTCAGTCTTTACAAGGACAATTAGCAGGTGCCAATATAGCATTAGCATCTGGTCAGCCAGGTACTAATAAAATTGATATCATCATTAGGGGAGCTAGTTCGCTAAGTGCGAGTCTTGATCCATTATTTGTTATTGATGGTGTACCACAAACTCAAGCATTCTTTAGAAACTTAAATTCAAACGATATTGAAAGTGTTTCAGTTTTAAAAGATGCTTCTGCAACTTCTATTTATGGTAATAGAGGTACAAATGGTGTAATTGTTGTTACAACTAAAAAAGGAGATTTCAAATCTGATCTAGCAGTAACATATTCTTCTTCTTATGGAGTAGCTGAGTTTAGAGGTGATGATTACAATCTAATAGACGCAAGACAACATTTGAACTTACAAAAAACTCTTGGTGTTGGTCCTGGTGCTACTGGTGTTGGTCCTGGTATTACAGTAGATGTAAATAATATTAATAGCTACGCTGTAAACACAGATTGGAAAAAAGTCTTCTTCAGAACGGGTAAAACGAATAGTCAAGACGTTAGTTTTTCACTTGGAAGTGAAAACACTAGAAGTTATACTTCATTTAGTTATTTTGAGCAAGAAGGTATTGTACCTACAACTGATTTTAAGAGATTTACGTTCAGATCTAACTTTAATGGTAAATCGGCAAACAATAGATTTACATACGGAACAACTTTCACGGGCTCATTTTCTAAAAGAAAACAGTTAGAACAAGAAACTAGAGCAGGAATTAGTGATAACGTTTTACAAAACCCACTTAATGGTTACTTATTGTCGCCAACTTACTTAAGAACTGATACTTACAAGAGTGGTCAACAGTTATTTACCCAATTTGGTTCTCCACAGGGTGCAATTACTCCATTCATGTTGCAAGATTTATTGAACGGAAATAATGCACCGAGTTTCTTCCAAGAAGTTAAAACTATAGGTTCTGCTAATGCTGCTTATAAGTTGACTAAAAACTTTACTGTAAAATCTACTTTTGGTGTTGATTATGCCGAAGATAAAAGAGTTTTCGCAATTGGACCAGAAGCATATTTATCTGTTGCAAGAGCTGTTGGAGCAGGCCAGCCATTTCATGGTCTTGAAACGCAAAGATCTAACAGGGAATTCTCTTTCAATTTAGTTAATCAATTAAATTATAAAATTGAAACGGGTAAACATTCATTAGATGTTTCAGCATATATGGAATATTTAAAAGCACACAGAAGATCATTTCTATTTCAACAGATTGGTTTAAATCCTTTGGCTTGGGTTCCAGGTGCTGGTACTGGATACATTCCATATAGTTTGGCTTTACCTTTCACTTATGCTCCAACAATTGGTGCTGGTGCAGTAAATACAGGATTGTTTTCATATTTTGGCGTTGCTGATTATGATTATGATGGGAAATATGGTATATCTGCAACACTTAGAAGAGATTCGAGTCCTAAGTTTATAAATGAGTACAAGTGGGCCACTTTCTATTCAGTAGGAGGTAGATGGAATATTAGTAAGGAAAACTTTATGGCTAACAGCAATTTCTTTACTGATTTGAAATTGAGAGCTTCTTATGGTACTTCTGGAAATCAAAACATCACCGCGAGAGATGAGGATAGTGATCAAGGTGCTATTTTCAATTCTATGCAAATTGTTCGTGATTTAAATTCTTCTCAGCAAGGTTATGGTAATGCGCCTTCGTTCGGTATAGCTAGTATTGCAAATGTTAATGCAAGATGGGAAACTGTTGCACAAGCAAACATTGGTATTGATTTTAACATTAAAAACAGATTGTCAGGTTCTGTTGATGTTTATCAGAAAAAAACAACCGATTTGTATACTAATATACCAATTTCTTACGCAAATGGTATAACCAATCTTGCAGGTAATAATGGTGAACTTGGTAATAAAGGTGTAGAGTTATCTTTAAGATATGAGGTATTAAAAAATACTGATTTTAAATTATCGGTATATGCTAATGGGGCTTACAATAAAAATGAAATACTTAATTTAGGAGTATTGGATAATGGTTCAGGACTTCAAAACATCGGTGCAATTCAAGCTAATGCAATTGGTGGTCCTTCTAATCAATATTTTGTTGTTCCTTACAAAGGAGTAAATCCTGCAACTGGTAACTTGTTGTTTACCGATATTAATGGTAACGATACTGAAGCTCCTACTAATGCTGATAGAAGATTAACAAATAAAAATAGGCTGCCAGTATATCAAGGTGGATTTGGATTAAATTCTTCATACAAAGGTTTTTTCTTAGATGCTGCTTTTGCTTACTCTGCTAAATTCTTTAGATTCGATGTTGATTATCAATCATTAATGGATGTTAGAAATGTTGAAGAATATAGAGTTTCTGCTGATTTATTAAATGCATGGACTCCTACAAATACAAATACTGATGTACCTTCATATGCTGTGAACAACCTTGATGCTACCGATATTTCGGATAGATTTTTAAGAGATGCTTCATTCATACGTCTAAGAAACTTGAGTATTGGTTATAGCGTACCAGCTAAACTTTTAAGTCAAACATTTATCAAAAGTGTTCGTTTTAGATTACAGGGAGAAAATATACTAACATTTACAAAGTGGAAAGGTTTTGATCCAGAAACTTTTAGAGCTACTACAACGGGTTATTTTCCAACTCCAAAACTTTACACTTTTGGTGTAGATATTAATTTTTAA
- the lipB gene encoding lipoyl(octanoyl) transferase LipB: MNKEIQLQDLGNNDYKATWEYQEELFKGIVDLKIRNRREELELATPNYFLFVEHPHVYTLGKSGDLTNLLLSEKQLEAKGATFYKINRGGDITYHGPGQIVGYPIIDLENFFTDIHKYLRLLEESIILTLQEYGLACGRSEGETGVWLGVGTPFARKICAMGVRASRWVTMHGFALNVNVDLGYFDNIIPCGIKGKAVTSLNVELGVKEVNESEVKEKILHHFKNLFECTLVKE; the protein is encoded by the coding sequence ATGAACAAAGAAATCCAACTTCAAGACCTAGGAAATAATGATTACAAGGCTACTTGGGAATACCAAGAAGAATTATTCAAGGGTATTGTAGATTTAAAAATTCGGAATCGTCGAGAGGAACTTGAATTGGCTACGCCTAATTATTTTCTTTTTGTAGAGCATCCGCATGTATATACACTTGGTAAAAGCGGTGACTTGACTAACTTGCTTTTATCTGAAAAGCAACTGGAAGCCAAAGGAGCTACTTTTTATAAAATTAATAGAGGCGGTGATATTACCTACCACGGCCCAGGACAAATAGTAGGCTACCCAATTATCGATTTAGAAAATTTTTTCACAGACATTCACAAGTATCTTCGTTTATTAGAAGAGTCAATTATTCTTACGCTACAAGAATACGGTCTTGCCTGTGGGCGCAGCGAAGGGGAGACAGGTGTTTGGCTTGGTGTAGGAACACCATTTGCTAGAAAAATATGTGCCATGGGAGTTCGAGCATCACGATGGGTTACCATGCATGGGTTTGCATTGAATGTAAATGTAGACTTAGGTTATTTTGATAATATTATTCCTTGTGGTATAAAAGGAAAAGCTGTGACTTCACTAAATGTGGAGCTAGGAGTAAAAGAAGTGAATGAAAGTGAAGTGAAAGAAAAAATCCTGCATCATTTTAAAAATCTTTTTGAATGTACTTTGGTTAAAGAATAA